The following proteins are co-located in the Phragmites australis chromosome 10, lpPhrAust1.1, whole genome shotgun sequence genome:
- the LOC133931336 gene encoding uncharacterized protein LOC133931336, translating to MGSEAFDLNEAPHENRGRNLNYVFLQKDSKNICRTKVCDLPIEVPCIWSIIKFVPSNVYQRSGFPKYSLLPDPEDCHQDSEWGRFTRYLWDRKKAAIVRFGTSTFYILAPQSDERPNFSHAVIMYEHEQNGPEDCKQMEGTSERHVDNPVANVSKRSCKSESQYGSRSHKPYFNEEICDNGPNPKEMDSSCKPHNPHVREFHRSVPESSPCESSEDGPRVFDPVVKKRTPIPTKKFASADPSYLRTLSQTHAGWIFGAIAELIDNSRDAGASRLNISIESMFSKKAERKIPVLSVMDDGHGMSYVDMMRMISFGHKRPNEHCQDQIGRFGIGFKTGAMKLGKDAIVLTQNSSSRSVAFLSQSFNEKKDNLEIPVVTYHKEGQYMEVDLSVQSEATAEYNLNAIKEFSPFNEYFIGEKLGLFGEDRTGTQIYIWNLDKWGTNYTLEWHSGKSSENPVHNGCGDILIRSRRVRSRPGQTSNKVPLDYSLQSYLEVMFLNPRMKIFVQGSLVKSCPLAKTLNKTSVTSGEIMGRTIQLTLGRSNLEWYRMNCGVFLYWHGRLVESYKRVGGQKHNADMGRGVIGVADITALIDDEDGNTWVLNNKQGFQDCEMYAKLEEWLGRKVDEYWDTHFDSLELRKGDEQCKADHDWVQCYSCRKWRMLNAGFNTETLPDEWFCYMPPFNGKCEVPEQQMGRGVIVIGEKRSDHDEQNRVAQQVETPKKEMKSDNIENQRTTQDEDVKNVQVIPAIVNKRKKSSGTPPKHKNISDDDLDGAASQSEDIAPPPTLKRLRRGPAKYSKQ from the exons ATGGGAAGTGAAGCATTTGATTTGAATGAGGCACCACATGAAAATCGAG GTCGCAACTTGAACTATGTGTTTCTGCAAAAGGATTCTAAGAACATATGCCGCACCAAAGTTTGTGATCTTCCCATAGAAGT GCCCTGCATTTGGTCGATTATTAAATTTGTACCAAGTAATGTATACCAGCGGAGTGGTTTCCCGAAATATTCACTGCTTCCTGATCCGGAAGATTGCCACCAGGATTCTGAATGGGGAAGGTTCACGCGCTACCTTTGGGACCGCAAAAAG GCTGCTATTGTTAGATTCGGGACCTCAACCTTCTACATTCTTGCTCCGCAATCTGATGAACGCCCTAACTTTTCGCATGCGGTGATCATGTATGAACATGAACAAAATGGTCCAGAAGACTGTAAACAGATGGAAGGAACATCTG AGAGACATGTGGATAACCCTGTCGCAAATGTTTCAAAGAGGTCCTGCAAAAGTGAATCGCAATATGGCTCCAGGAGCCATAAGCCATATTTTAATGaggaaatttgtgataatggaCCAAACCCCAAGGAGATGGACAGTTCATGCAAACCTCATAATCCGCATGTCAGAGAATTCCATAGATCAGTTCCAGAATCCTCACCATGCGAATCTTCTGAAGATGGTCCTAGAGTTTTCGATCCAGTAGTAAAAAAGAGAACACCTATTCCTACAAAAAAATTCGCCAGTGCAGACCCTAGCTATCTGCGGACACTTAGTCAGACACATGCTGGCTGGATCTTTGGAGCAATAGCAGAGCTCATTGACAACTCCAGGGATGCTGGTGCATCTAG GTTGAATATTTCCATTGAATCTATGTTTTCAAAGAAAGCAGAAAGAAAAATTCCTGTCTTATCTGTAATGGATGATGGACATGGAATGAGTTATGTTGATATGATGAGAATGATCTCTTTTGGTCACAAACGACCAAATGAACATTGCCAGGATCAGATTGGGAGATTTGGAATTGGATTCAAG ACTGGTGCTATGAAACTTGGAAAGGATGCAATTGTGCTTACCCAAAATTCGTCCTCTAGATCAGTGGCCTTTCTGTCTCAGTCTTTTAATGAAAAAAAGGAT AATCTTGAGATCCCTGTGGTGACATATCAtaaggaagggcaatacatggAAGTTGATTTGAGTGTCCAGTCTGAAGCTACTGCAGAATATAACCTGAATGCTATTAAGGAGTTTTCTCCCTTTAACGAGTATTTCATTGGAGAAAAGTTAGGGCTGTTTGGTGAAGATCGTACTGGAACTCAAATTTATATATGGAATTTAGATAAATGGGGTACAAATTACACCTTGGAGTGGCATTCTGGGAAGTCTTCTGAAAATCCTGTGCACAATGGTTGTGGAGATATATTAATCCGTTCGAGAAGAGTCAGATCACGTCCAGGACAGACAAGTAACAAG GTGCCATTGGACTATTCTCTTCAATCCTATTTGGAAGTTATGTTCCTGAATCCTCGGATGAAGATCTTTGTCCAAGGGTCTTTG GTCAAAAGCTGCCCGTTGGCAAAGACCCTTAACAAGACTTCTGTCACGTCTGGTGAAATTATGGGAAGGACAATTCAATTAACTCTGGGAAGAAGCAATCTAGAATGGTACAGGATGAACTGTGGGGTTTTCTTGTATTGGCACGGTCGTCTTGTAGAG TCTTACAAAAGAGTTGGAGGCCAGAAGCATAATGCTGACATGGGACGTGGAGTAATAGGAGTTGCTGATATTACAGCTCTTATT gatgatgaagatggcaatACATGGGTTCTTAACAACAAACAAGGATTTCAAGACTGTGAAATGTATGCCAAACTGGAGGAGTGGCTTGGTCGGAAAGTGGATGAATACTGGGATACACATTTTGACAGTCTTGAATtg AGAAAAGGGGATGAGCAGTGCAAGGCTGATCATGACTGGGTTCAGTGCTATAGTTGTCGTAAATGGAGAATGTTGAATGCAGGCTTCAATACAGAGACTCTTCCGGATGAATG GTTTTGCTACATGCCACCCTTCAATGGGAAATGTGAGGTTCCAGAGCAACAAATGGGGCGTGGTGTCATCGTGATAGGTGAGAAGAGATCTGATCACGATGAACAAAATAGGGTTGCCCAGCAAGTAGAGACACCAAAGAAGGAAATGAAGTCTGATAATATTGAGAACCAAAGGACTACTCAAGATGAAGATGTGAAG AATGTCCAGGTAATCCCAGCGATTGTCAACAAGCGAAAGAAATCTTCAGGCACGCCACCAAAGCATAAGAACATCAGCGATG ATGATCTTGATGGTGCCGCCTCACAATCTGAGGATATTGCACCTCCCCCTACTTTAAAGAGGCTACGGAGGGGACCTGCAAAGTATAGTAAGCAGTGA
- the LOC133883298 gene encoding AT-rich interactive domain-containing protein 6-like → MSQAEVGDEPSPQAEGEAQPAADVPMDDATAAEEEKSVEDEGGPAGAVDSVKGSADPEVAGAEERSGDAAADSVGEAEKLENGDGHAKVDGEKGGDSPEEGGGSDGDNKGVGGQNQPAENQLMLVPAGEDQALSKISNNSFMFDCTQGGDDSGTEEEQAAFMKELQRFYREKMMEFKPPKFYGEGLNCLKLWRQVTGLGGYDQVTSCKLWRQVGESFKPPKTCTTVSWTFRNFYEKALLEYEKHKIETGEFQVAASTLTERFASESQVGGSHASGSGRARRESATRAMQGWHSQRLLGNGEIADPIIKDKGTVVLKKDKTPKSSGSAKRKMTPTLEDDRLIPYKSDKLQNGSMVIDMGPPADWVKINVRRTKDCYEVYALVPGLLREEVHVQSDPAGRLIVTGEPEQLDNPWGVTPFKKVISLPSRIDPHQTSAVVTLHGQLFVRAPFEQSK, encoded by the exons ATGTCGCAAGCGGAAGTTGGGGACGAGCCGTCGCCGCAGGCGGAAGGCGAGGCGCAGCCAGCCGCTGATGTCCCCATGGACGACGCCAcggcggcggaagaggagaaATCCGTCGAGGATGAGGGCGGACCGGCCGGCGCCGTCGATTCCGTGAAGGGTTCGGCGGACCCAGAAGTAGCGGGCGCGGAGGAGCGGAGTGGTGACGCGGCGGCGGATTCGGTTGGCGAGGCTGAGAAATTGGAGAACGGGGATGGGCATGCGAAGGTGGACGGCGAGAAGGGCGGCGACTCGCCGGAGGAGGGAGGCGGTAGTGACGGAGATAACAAGGGCGTGGGTGGTCAGAATCAGCCTGCTGAGAACCAGCTTATGCTGGTGCCGGCTGGGGAGGACCAGGCACTGTCCAAGATCTCCAACAACTCCTTCATGTTCGATTGCACACAAGGCGGTGATGACTCGGGGactgaggaggagcaggctgcTTTCATGAAGGAGCTCCAGCGGTTCTACAGGGAGAAGATGATGGAGTTCAAGCCCCCGAAATTTTACGGTGAAGGGTTGAATTGCCTCAA GTTGTGGAGACAAGTAACTGGATTGGGTGGCTATGATCAG GTTACATCGTGCAAACTGTGGCGTCAAGTGGGAGAGTCGTTCAAACCTCCAAA GACATGCACAACTGTTTCATGGACCTTCCGTAACTTCTATGAGAAG GCACTTCTTGAATATGAGAAACACAAAATTGAAACAGGAGAATTCCAAGTTGCTGCATCTACTTTAACAGAGCGATTTGCCTCCGAAAGTCAG GTGGGTGGAAGCCATGCATCAGGTTCTGGAAGAGCCAGAAGAGAATCCGCAACTCGTGCTATGCAAGGCTGGCATTCTCAGCGTCTGCTAGGCAATGGTGAAATTGCTGATCCAATAATTAAG GATAAAGGGACTGTTGTCTTAAAGAAGGATAAAACTCCTAAAAGCAGTG GTTCTGCCAAGAGGAAAATGACACCAACCTTGGAAGATGATAGGCTGATACCATATAAATCCGATAAGCTACA AAATGGCTCAATGGTAATTGACATGGGCCCTCCTGCTGATTGGGTGAAGATAAATGTTCGGAGAACT AAAGATTGCTATGAAGTCTATGCATTGGTTCCTGGCCTTCTGCGGGAAGAG GTACATGTTCAGTCCGATCCCGCTGGTCGTTTGATAGTTACTGGAGAGCCTGAGCAACTAGATAATCCATGGGGTGTCACTCCATTCAAGAAG GTCATTAGTTTGCCTTCCCGCATTGATCCTCACCAAACCTCCGCAGTTGTCACTCTCCATGGCCAGCTATTTGTGCGTGCACCGTTCGAGCAATCAAAATAA